In Emcibacteraceae bacterium, a single window of DNA contains:
- the trxC gene encoding thioredoxin TrxC, producing the protein MTGSKSDFHIVCQACDAINRIASGRMGDNPICGKCGKALFSGHPVTLTARNFSKHVSRSDIPVVVDFWAPWCAPCKLMAPEFEKAAGVLEPNVRLAKLNTESEQSIGAQYGIRSIPTMVVFKSGKEIARQAGAMGMSDIVRWIKAQI; encoded by the coding sequence GTGACAGGTTCAAAAAGCGATTTTCATATAGTATGTCAGGCTTGTGACGCAATAAACCGAATTGCTTCCGGGCGGATGGGTGATAATCCAATATGCGGCAAATGCGGTAAGGCTTTGTTTAGTGGACATCCTGTTACTTTAACAGCAAGGAACTTCAGCAAACATGTTTCACGAAGTGATATTCCGGTTGTGGTTGATTTTTGGGCACCATGGTGTGCCCCGTGCAAGTTAATGGCACCGGAATTTGAAAAGGCGGCAGGCGTGCTTGAGCCAAATGTCCGTCTGGCAAAACTCAATACGGAAAGTGAACAATCAATCGGTGCTCAATATGGCATCCGCAGCATTCCAACCATGGTGGTTTTTAAATCGGGTAAGGAAATTGCCCGTCAGGCCGGGGCAATGGGAATGTCCGATATTGTCCGCTGGATTAAAGCTCAAATCTGA
- a CDS encoding translocation/assembly module TamB domain-containing protein: MTDIKSYLKKFPYRKLAKYLGGLVGFLFVGIIGILFYLDTQTGRDQIKRYINNALQSEDSAIIISKLEGALYSEIRIPTISFRDPDGIWLEIKNTKIYWSLGDIFNGRLSVARLSADQVNFMRKPVGDDAQQTTDNDPFTIPELPLDIYIDRFEIGRIEVAENIAKKLSTLTASGLLKLTENDGLLTKFNLMTQSGSDSDLSEDQILVDISYPKTGEALNVDIGLNAPEDGLFVALAGLEPRQSISAHFNGTGPIDNWSGKLEARASSKVFAMAGVNYRKGEFSLQSNFDPSGFVSGEIASLIGNANSLELVIAPTDQADLSALKFMYQAKILTLNANGIISAEKPENAGGIIFDAELRDTEPLNSLINPTYIEPFKLKGRLDNPFQSPKITLDIEGANLGQLENGEVSISALLSGHFETLFDKGKIINSSSGKLSSLKMKNDGNAQALFDKEINWSTGIGYDPATSMISIDRLFLENDFVNLTGNGVFNSIDGQVAGTVTTVVDNIAALAEKMDISPAMAGKVEFSANISRTGMESPLSADLDLKTTGLDLGNELINEIIGNHPTFRAKIRQNADGAITLSDTVLNGAYTSLNAAGELSADQEFKHSDFTLSISDMDKIESLEGAALAGNIDINGTLEGDVSAPKITLETGFDSLDIQGIELENFKAQLKADDIINAPRAELTLKSGTSLGALSLTSELSSGQNGYKIEGIQISLGAFEATGSIDLPTGKPVKGSISIATDENKSHQAGVEGVVTAKIDLSDQENIQDIVFDGTVENLTLPLTGRGLLGIQSAKINADARLFEQKPIFKVSAAIEKLMHPYIQADQARFSASQDDQELSFSLSAAGSAVMPYHVTATGKSTDDLNDILVTLEGDIDQTNFNLAEPAHILMGEKSFELLPFSLKMGEGDISGQLKKAGNDFGVNLTLNKMAIRPISVLLQDRPMVGQVDGQIGLEGKDNILSGNYSLRVSNLALESYRSLSEQMIELTAAGTINNDTLSLTGALKEDGINKADYSANLPLDVDLSASKIEVTTEEPFSATLNWDNDIQSIWPMFNLASDDLRGELTAKLTFGGTLSNPDLDGSLRLLNGHYENLKAGFVADNITLNAGIKDRQITLDSFTATDGEEGRISASGVVKLDEDFHYTAEAALNLVNAHLVRQPELQIIASSDLSFVKTETSANLSGKIIVDNASIGAVEQSAPEIVQLDVTEINSEGQEIKNNNETVKPIDLDLTLDVPGKLFIRSYGLDSEWKADLAVKGTSEEPLVSGTASLIRGFFEFSGKRFILTRGNLTFPEDGSNDPIADVEAEHQLSDLLAKLNISGRVSKPTIKMSSNPYLPENELMARILFGTSVSELSAVELVQLASAVHSMSNGGGQGFMGGIRNAIGIDRLSIDNDASREYGTTITGGKYLTNNVYVEVSTAPATGETSTAVEVDLTKNLSLVTKRTLDHDNSLSIRWSGITDLFDFTLTSDNDKLVSAVKL, from the coding sequence ATGACTGATATTAAATCATATCTGAAAAAATTTCCCTATCGTAAGCTGGCAAAATATTTGGGCGGCCTGGTCGGCTTTCTGTTTGTCGGTATAATCGGCATCCTATTCTATCTGGATACACAAACAGGCCGGGATCAGATTAAGCGATATATCAATAATGCGCTTCAGTCGGAAGATAGCGCGATTATCATTTCAAAGCTGGAAGGGGCATTATATTCAGAAATTCGGATCCCGACTATAAGCTTTAGGGACCCTGATGGAATTTGGCTTGAAATTAAAAACACGAAAATATACTGGTCGCTTGGGGATATTTTTAACGGGCGATTGTCTGTTGCGCGCTTATCCGCAGATCAGGTCAATTTTATGCGTAAACCGGTTGGTGATGATGCGCAGCAAACGACTGACAATGACCCATTTACCATTCCCGAACTTCCCCTTGACATCTATATAGACCGATTTGAAATAGGCCGGATTGAGGTAGCAGAAAATATTGCCAAAAAACTATCAACCTTAACGGCAAGCGGACTTTTAAAACTGACGGAAAATGATGGCCTTTTGACCAAATTTAATCTGATGACACAGTCGGGATCGGACAGTGATTTGTCAGAGGATCAGATCCTTGTCGATATTTCCTATCCCAAAACCGGTGAAGCCCTGAATGTGGATATTGGTTTAAACGCACCGGAAGACGGTCTTTTTGTTGCGCTGGCCGGACTTGAACCCCGACAATCAATCAGCGCCCATTTTAATGGAACCGGACCAATTGATAACTGGAGCGGCAAACTGGAAGCCCGGGCAAGCAGTAAAGTTTTTGCCATGGCCGGGGTCAATTACAGAAAAGGTGAGTTTTCATTACAGTCAAATTTTGATCCGAGTGGATTTGTCAGTGGTGAAATTGCCAGTCTGATAGGCAATGCAAATTCGCTTGAACTGGTCATTGCCCCCACGGACCAGGCGGATTTGTCAGCCCTTAAGTTTATGTATCAGGCAAAAATTCTGACATTAAATGCAAATGGAATAATCAGTGCAGAAAAACCTGAAAATGCGGGAGGCATCATTTTTGATGCCGAGCTTAGGGACACTGAGCCACTGAACAGCTTAATAAATCCCACATACATAGAACCATTTAAACTAAAAGGAAGGCTGGATAATCCGTTCCAGTCCCCAAAAATCACTCTTGATATCGAAGGCGCAAATTTAGGTCAGCTCGAAAATGGCGAGGTTTCCATTTCCGCCTTATTATCCGGCCATTTTGAAACGCTTTTTGATAAAGGAAAAATCATAAATTCATCCAGCGGTAAGCTTTCTTCCCTAAAAATGAAAAATGACGGAAATGCTCAGGCACTATTTGATAAGGAAATTAACTGGTCAACGGGCATCGGATATGATCCGGCAACATCAATGATTAGCATAGACCGTCTTTTTCTGGAAAATGATTTTGTAAATCTAACGGGAAATGGTGTCTTTAACAGCATTGACGGTCAAGTAGCCGGGACAGTAACCACAGTTGTTGATAATATTGCTGCCCTTGCGGAAAAAATGGATATATCCCCTGCGATGGCTGGAAAAGTGGAATTTTCCGCAAACATATCGCGGACTGGAATGGAAAGCCCGCTTTCCGCCGACCTGGATCTGAAGACAACGGGTCTTGACCTGGGCAATGAGCTTATTAATGAAATTATAGGCAATCATCCGACATTCCGTGCAAAAATCAGACAGAATGCTGACGGCGCTATTACCCTTTCTGATACTGTTTTAAACGGCGCCTATACAAGCCTGAATGCGGCCGGTGAATTATCGGCCGATCAGGAATTTAAACATTCCGATTTTACGCTTTCCATTTCCGATATGGATAAGATAGAGAGCCTTGAAGGTGCTGCCCTTGCCGGAAATATTGATATTAACGGCACCCTGGAAGGGGATGTGAGTGCACCGAAAATCACCCTCGAAACCGGTTTTGACAGTTTGGATATTCAGGGCATTGAGCTAGAGAATTTTAAAGCGCAGCTAAAAGCCGATGATATTATCAATGCGCCAAGGGCAGAACTGACCCTGAAGAGCGGAACCAGCTTGGGCGCTCTGTCACTAACATCGGAACTTTCGAGCGGGCAGAATGGGTATAAAATTGAGGGAATTCAAATTTCCCTCGGTGCGTTCGAAGCAACGGGATCAATCGACCTGCCGACAGGGAAACCCGTGAAAGGGTCAATTTCCATTGCCACCGATGAAAATAAAAGTCATCAGGCAGGCGTGGAAGGGGTAGTCACTGCAAAAATTGATCTTTCCGATCAGGAAAATATACAGGATATTGTTTTTGATGGTACCGTAGAGAATCTTACCCTGCCGCTCACCGGGCGTGGTCTGTTGGGCATTCAGTCTGCAAAAATTAATGCGGATGCAAGGCTGTTTGAGCAAAAACCAATTTTTAAGGTCAGTGCTGCAATTGAAAAACTGATGCATCCTTACATTCAGGCGGATCAGGCAAGGTTCAGTGCTAGTCAGGATGATCAGGAACTTTCCTTCAGTTTAAGTGCGGCTGGAAGCGCAGTAATGCCCTATCATGTGACGGCAACCGGAAAATCAACGGATGATCTTAATGATATTCTTGTCACTCTTGAGGGGGATATTGACCAGACCAATTTTAATCTGGCGGAACCCGCCCATATTTTAATGGGGGAGAAGTCTTTTGAGCTTTTGCCATTCAGCCTTAAAATGGGTGAGGGGGATATATCTGGGCAACTGAAAAAAGCGGGTAATGATTTTGGGGTTAATCTCACCCTTAATAAAATGGCTATTCGGCCAATTTCCGTTCTCTTACAGGACCGCCCCATGGTGGGGCAGGTAGACGGCCAGATCGGCCTTGAGGGCAAGGATAATATACTCTCCGGCAATTATTCGTTAAGGGTGAGCAATCTGGCCCTTGAAAGTTATCGTTCCTTGAGCGAGCAGATGATTGAATTAACGGCGGCAGGCACCATTAATAATGATACGTTAAGTTTGACCGGGGCACTTAAAGAGGATGGAATAAACAAAGCGGATTATTCAGCAAACCTGCCACTTGATGTTGATTTAAGTGCTTCAAAAATTGAAGTGACCACCGAAGAACCGTTCTCGGCCACCCTGAACTGGGATAATGATATTCAGTCAATTTGGCCAATGTTTAATCTGGCAAGTGATGATCTGAGAGGGGAACTTACCGCAAAGCTGACTTTTGGGGGAACACTTTCAAATCCTGACCTGGACGGAAGTCTCCGCCTTTTAAATGGCCATTATGAAAATTTAAAAGCGGGGTTTGTAGCTGACAATATCACTCTGAATGCGGGAATAAAGGACCGCCAGATCACACTGGACTCTTTTACTGCAACAGACGGTGAAGAGGGGCGGATAAGCGCAAGCGGGGTTGTAAAGCTTGATGAGGATTTTCATTATACCGCAGAAGCGGCGCTTAACCTTGTCAATGCCCATCTGGTTCGCCAGCCGGAGCTTCAGATCATTGCGTCTTCTGATTTATCCTTTGTTAAGACGGAAACGTCGGCGAATTTGAGCGGCAAAATTATTGTTGATAATGCCAGCATTGGCGCGGTTGAACAAAGCGCGCCGGAAATTGTCCAGCTTGATGTTACCGAAATCAACAGTGAAGGGCAGGAAATAAAAAATAATAATGAAACGGTTAAACCTATTGATCTTGATCTGACCCTTGATGTGCCGGGTAAATTATTTATCCGCAGTTACGGGCTTGATTCAGAATGGAAAGCCGATCTGGCGGTGAAGGGAACATCGGAAGAACCGCTGGTCAGTGGGACCGCGTCCCTCATACGCGGTTTTTTTGAATTTTCCGGTAAGCGGTTTATCCTGACCCGTGGAAATCTGACATTCCCCGAAGACGGCTCAAACGACCCTATCGCCGATGTGGAAGCGGAACACCAGCTCAGTGACCTGCTGGCAAAACTGAATATTTCCGGACGGGTCAGCAAACCGACCATTAAAATGAGCTCTAACCCTTATTTGCCGGAAAATGAGCTGATGGCACGAATATTGTTTGGAACCTCCGTGTCCGAGCTTTCGGCTGTGGAACTTGTTCAGCTGGCGTCCGCCGTACATTCAATGTCCAATGGTGGCGGGCAGGGCTTTATGGGCGGGATCAGAAATGCTATCGGCATTGACCGGCTTTCTATTGATAATGATGCGTCCCGCGAATATGGCACCACCATTACCGGCGGAAAATATCTGACCAACAATGTTTATGTAGAAGTATCAACCGCGCCGGCGACCGGCGAAACATCAACGGCCGTGGAAGTTGACCTGACCAAAAACCTGTCATTGGTGACCAAAAGAACGCTAGACCATGATAACAGCCTGTCAATCCGCTGGTCTGGGATTACTGATCTTTTTGATTTCACTCTTACTAGTGATAATGATAAACTTGTGAGTGCCGTTAAATTATAG
- a CDS encoding autotransporter assembly complex family protein: MILISAEASFTVPIYAADQITYQISIRGLEGDEFKTILDVFKESSILENKKSSKLISLTNLNGRIETDVELLNQIMRSEGYYGAAITDQLARRNNQFEITLMVTPGPIYRYGDIRIDFQGTIPQEDIKEKLHKAMLIKAEQPARAQPVKSSHDNILVTLPQLGFPFVQKIDDNFVVDHRSQLMNVTFTIDTGPRRRMGTVNFDGLGSVNESFVSKFIIWNEGDTYEQRYVDGLRDRLLQSNLFSGIDVSVTPRDQDFADISVKLTPARQRTIGTSLGYSTAEGISGEVSWEHRNIFGSGQRLNVIAHAAEIEQSLTGRLEIPHFKRLDQTLSFEGGLKRQNTDAFRAYTVNTQAGIDRVITDHIALLANVVLDYNVVTDALGKNDFMLTALPFGFRWDSSDDLLDPSSGLRASVITAPSFGVGKTSFTFLKSEIRASGYYPVTAKKNVVLALRTRLGSIIGVENETLPATSRFFSGGGGSIRGYAFQRVGPLAVNSDPLGGRSVSEVAGEVRFKFENNLGLVLFSEGGNVYLDTTPKFSDFRWAAGIGARYSTGFGPIRFDIAFPLNKRVGDSSFQIYISLGQAF, from the coding sequence TTGATTTTAATTTCGGCAGAGGCCAGTTTTACTGTGCCAATATATGCCGCTGATCAAATCACATATCAGATCAGCATCAGGGGGTTGGAAGGTGATGAATTCAAAACTATATTGGATGTTTTTAAAGAGTCATCCATTCTCGAAAATAAAAAATCATCAAAACTGATTTCTCTCACCAATCTTAATGGCCGTATTGAAACGGATGTTGAGCTGTTAAATCAGATCATGCGATCCGAAGGCTATTATGGGGCAGCGATTACTGACCAGCTGGCGCGTCGAAACAACCAGTTTGAAATAACATTAATGGTCACGCCGGGACCAATATATAGATATGGGGACATCAGGATTGACTTTCAGGGCACTATTCCGCAAGAGGATATAAAAGAAAAATTACATAAAGCGATGTTGATTAAGGCAGAGCAGCCGGCAAGGGCGCAACCCGTAAAATCAAGTCATGATAATATTCTGGTCACGCTGCCGCAACTGGGATTTCCATTTGTTCAGAAAATTGATGATAATTTTGTGGTTGATCATCGCAGTCAGCTGATGAATGTCACGTTTACCATTGATACCGGGCCAAGACGCCGGATGGGAACAGTAAATTTTGATGGTTTGGGATCGGTCAATGAAAGCTTTGTCTCCAAATTTATCATATGGAATGAGGGGGATACATACGAGCAGCGATATGTTGATGGCCTGCGGGACAGATTATTACAGTCAAATTTATTTTCCGGGATCGATGTCAGTGTAACACCAAGGGATCAGGATTTTGCGGATATCAGTGTCAAACTGACACCGGCAAGGCAGCGAACAATCGGCACATCGCTCGGATATTCCACAGCAGAGGGGATCAGCGGCGAAGTTTCCTGGGAACACAGAAATATATTTGGCAGTGGACAGCGCCTGAATGTGATCGCCCATGCCGCCGAAATTGAACAGTCGCTGACAGGTCGGCTTGAAATTCCCCATTTTAAAAGACTTGATCAGACACTGTCATTCGAAGGCGGCCTTAAACGGCAAAATACGGATGCGTTCCGGGCCTATACCGTAAATACCCAGGCCGGGATTGACCGGGTGATCACGGATCATATTGCCTTACTGGCCAATGTGGTGCTGGATTATAATGTGGTGACAGACGCCCTTGGTAAAAATGATTTTATGCTGACCGCACTGCCATTCGGTTTTCGCTGGGACAGCTCAGATGATCTTCTGGACCCGAGCTCCGGCCTGCGTGCATCGGTGATTACCGCGCCCAGCTTTGGGGTGGGAAAGACCAGTTTTACCTTTTTGAAAAGCGAAATCAGAGCCAGCGGATATTATCCAGTCACAGCAAAAAAGAATGTTGTTCTGGCGCTAAGAACCCGTCTTGGCTCTATCATAGGTGTTGAAAATGAAACACTGCCCGCAACGAGCCGCTTTTTCTCCGGTGGTGGCGGTTCAATCAGGGGATATGCCTTTCAGCGGGTAGGGCCACTTGCCGTAAATAGTGACCCGCTTGGTGGACGCTCGGTGTCGGAAGTGGCCGGTGAGGTCAGGTTTAAATTTGAGAATAATCTGGGACTGGTTCTTTTTTCTGAAGGGGGCAATGTCTATCTGGATACGACGCCCAAATTCAGTGATTTTCGCTGGGCGGCCGGTATTGGTGCCCGTTATAGTACAGGGTTCGGCCCGATACGATTTGATATTGCCTTTCCGCTCAATAAAAGAGTGGGGGATAGCAGTTTTCAGATCTATATCAGTTTAGGGCAGGCTTTTTAA
- a CDS encoding SulP family inorganic anion transporter, protein MNINFSSLKFDFFGGLTSAIVALPLALAFGVASGLGPTAGLIGAIVLGFIASLLGGTPMQISGPTGPMTVIVAGLALKYNGNMEIIFSIIILCGIIQALFGVFRLGAYVNYVPLPVISGFMTGIGSIIILMQLLPVLGDYSNHNGLRDIIAAIPGAIKNSHAPSLGFGLVTFLFVKFFPKSLSGYIPPQLLALTAGTAIAAYYFPDLKTIGEISTSMPELRNFSPTYNLLPEIITASFMLALLGSIDTLLTSTVADKITKTKHDSDKELIAQGIGNSLVGFVGGLPGAGATMRTVVNIKAGAKTRLSGMLHSIVILIVVVFLANVAEKIPLSILAGILLKVGIDIIDWDFLRKLRFYPKDKVLLMFTVLILTIFSDLVTSIGLGLILSHMIYSKKMHKSQLNQIQVFEIEEDDTPEFSELVQIEKENNKSARVKLSGSLNYSVVKDLTQLINNTAATHRNLILDFEDIISIDISVASALEDILKSLKGEKTVKIKIKQDDTYNMLNSLGILKLVETANIQIIEKDGQ, encoded by the coding sequence ATGAATATTAATTTTTCCAGTTTGAAGTTCGATTTTTTTGGCGGTCTGACGTCAGCAATTGTGGCACTTCCGCTTGCTCTTGCGTTCGGCGTTGCCTCCGGACTGGGGCCAACGGCTGGACTAATTGGTGCGATCGTTTTGGGCTTTATTGCATCATTACTCGGTGGAACACCCATGCAGATTTCCGGCCCGACAGGCCCGATGACGGTGATTGTCGCAGGACTTGCCCTTAAATATAACGGCAATATGGAAATTATTTTTTCCATTATCATTTTATGCGGAATTATACAGGCACTTTTTGGTGTGTTCCGGCTGGGGGCATATGTGAATTATGTGCCACTCCCGGTAATATCCGGGTTCATGACCGGTATCGGGTCAATTATCATTCTTATGCAATTGCTTCCTGTGCTTGGGGATTATTCAAATCATAATGGCTTACGGGACATTATTGCAGCTATACCCGGCGCAATTAAAAATAGCCATGCTCCTTCCTTAGGATTCGGACTGGTTACTTTTTTATTTGTAAAATTTTTTCCAAAAAGTTTAAGCGGTTATATTCCGCCACAGCTGTTGGCGCTTACGGCAGGAACGGCAATTGCGGCTTATTATTTTCCTGATCTTAAAACGATCGGGGAGATTTCAACTTCAATGCCGGAACTGAGAAATTTTTCCCCAACCTATAATCTGTTGCCGGAGATTATCACGGCATCATTCATGCTTGCACTATTGGGGTCAATTGATACACTTTTGACGTCAACTGTCGCTGATAAAATTACAAAAACAAAACATGATTCTGACAAGGAACTGATTGCCCAGGGCATTGGAAATTCTCTTGTCGGTTTTGTCGGCGGGCTTCCCGGGGCAGGAGCGACCATGCGGACAGTGGTTAACATCAAAGCCGGGGCAAAAACACGTCTTTCCGGAATGCTTCATTCAATTGTTATTTTGATTGTGGTCGTATTTCTGGCAAATGTTGCAGAAAAAATTCCCCTTTCAATTCTGGCGGGTATTTTGCTTAAAGTTGGTATTGATATTATCGATTGGGATTTTTTACGGAAGCTCAGATTTTATCCAAAAGATAAAGTTTTGTTGATGTTCACTGTGCTGATCCTGACGATATTTTCAGATCTTGTAACATCAATAGGACTTGGACTTATCCTGTCGCATATGATTTATTCAAAAAAAATGCATAAATCACAGCTTAACCAGATTCAGGTTTTTGAAATTGAAGAAGATGACACTCCTGAATTTAGTGAACTTGTACAGATTGAAAAAGAAAATAACAAAAGCGCACGGGTGAAACTGAGCGGAAGTCTGAATTACAGTGTTGTCAAAGACCTGACCCAGCTGATTAATAATACCGCCGCTACCCACCGAAATTTAATATTGGATTTTGAAGATATAATCTCAATAGACATAAGCGTTGCTTCGGCTTTGGAGGATATTTTAAAATCACTGAAAGGCGAAAAAACCGTTAAAATAAAAATTAAGCAGGATGATACCTATAATATGCTTAATTCTCTTGGAATTTTAAAATTGGTTGAAACAGCAAATATTCAGATTATAGAAAAAGACGGTCAATAA